The DNA window TGTCTATTTTGCATAGAGGCCTGTATAGTACCTTCGTTGTTAATAATCAGTTGTTAATGAATTGTATATGTGGCTCAGTTGTGGTTGTCacgttttgtttgtatttgtattgtagCGGAACAACAAAACACTACCAATTGAGATGGTCCCCATCTATGTGTCTTAGTATTAGCCAGATAGCTAAATCGTGCTTTTCTTTCGAGAATGCTAGCTAGGAATGGAAATTTCCCTTGCGTTGCCATTACCATCTCGCACATGGCATTGATAGTTACAGTTTCCTTGTAAAGGCAATTTTGTACCCAAAGCACTAGGCTGTGGGCCAAAGGGCCTATTCAGACGAAGTTAAAACCGCATTATGGGGCTAAACTCCGACTGCCACAGCCAAAGCCGACATGTGTTTGAAGTAGCCATAAGTGAAATTCTGGTCTAGTGTCGGGGGGCAAACTAACTTCACTAACTTTACAGTTTTTGCAGATATAATAACAACTGAATGTGATTTGAGGTTTTCTCATTCTTCCATGTTCTAAACTATTTTAATACATAGGCCAAATCACAGCGTAGTCTACTGGGCCAGTGGTAGGTATCCAAGAGAGCAGTTGTTGAATGTCTCCTTATTTTGTTGACTGAGTCAAAGGgtattttgtgaaatgtaaatACCCCTGAGTAGAGGTATTTAGTGAAATGTAAGCCGTGTTCAAAGCAGGTTCTCCAACAAAATGAATTCCCATAAAAGAAAGATCCTCAAATATGCTAAATTGATTTAATACTTGATTCATGAAAAAAGACGGGTAGTTTTAACCAAAATATAGCCCACAGTAATTTGGCAGTTTTGCTGATACACTATTACTTTTTGATAATTTGTAGTGGTGTATGGAGTGATGTATGATTATTAGACTCATTTCTGTTACACGTATACATGCTTTCTtagaagacagaaaagaaggagGGGATGTTATGtagtaataaacacacacacacacacacacacacagagggagagagagagagggagagagcatctGTATTTGTCTCTTAAGACATAGTTCACAATTTGACCATTTTGGCTATACACGTGCGTGTCATTTCCATCTCAGCAAAGTTTCCTTCtgaaatcctgtgtgtgtgtgtgtgtgtatgtgtgtgttattgaatTTCAGCTTTTTACCATTTGCAATAGTCATCATACTAACCACTGAACTGTGTTTTCCCATTGTGTGAATCCCTTAGATCTGCTAATGATGTATCAGTGGTGTAAATAACACTGTGGAAGTAGAGCACCAGCTCTGTTATGCGGCCAAGTTTAAAGGCAGGGTCCTCATCTCGTAGTCTGAGCCAAATGAGATGAGGGAGAGATTAAACGTTCAGACTGTTAATTGCCAAGTCATTAGCATATGGTCACGCAGCAAGACCAGTCTCATGCTAACGAGCCCTAATTACCGTGAGCAGGAATACCATGAGAGGCCCAGGGAATAACTTCACTCTCCCTCCAAACCTTTGGGAGCTGTTTGAATGCccttatttttttcattttttttctttatttccttctctctctctctctctctctctctctctctctctctcctcctctctctctctccccctcttttctctgtctgtgactgacTGGCCCATATCTGTCAGTCCCAGCTGAGGGAGGCAGATAATGGCAGTTCTGTGGATTTATTGAAAAGATCTTATCTTACCCagtaaaagaacaaaatgagcCGAAAATGAGAAAGCTGAACCTCTCCACATTTAATATTACTGACCGCAAAACCTTTTCTGAGTGAGCAGATGACATTCTAGGGAAGTCTTACTACTGTCAATCGTAGAGCCCCACCTAAACGCATGGTGACTGAGAGAAAGGATATTCGGATGTTCTCAGGGTATGTAACCACTGCAGTGAAACCCAAAGCGTCTCCCAATTTCAGCGGAATTGACTCTTTAATCGTCTCTGGTTTAAGGTTCCAAAGGTTTTACTGTGAcatctctgtcctgtctgtcattAGGTTCTCTCAAATTATCATTGTACCAATCAGTAGCTAAAAGCTTATCTAAGATGAtccaaaattaaacaaagacaGGGCGCAGTACTGTAACTGTGGATCTATTTGTGTGTCTCAGACCTCTTGGGACTaggaaagagacagatgtgtagaCAGCTTGGCACTCCGTAAACATGTGACATAGTGCCCCCTACAGCTGACTGTCTCCACATCTGGAGAGTTCAGGGATCAAGGCACACCCAGATGTCTCAACTGGCTGTCAATCAAGCTATCGGCAAACCGGTAATTAAACAGGGTGTGAGTGGGAAGAGAAGAATTTCCCAGCTTGTCTATGTAATTATCATCATAACGCAGCTGTGCACCGGCTACTGCATTCCTCTCTTACTCAACgtgtaacatttataactgcacCTCAGTTTACAGAAATCACACCGGAGCACAGACATAATGCGAATAcagtgtctgtggtttctgGTGGAGAGActggttgtgtttgagtgacatTACTCACGTAGGACACACTGGCACAAAGATGCCACGATACTTACCAACGAGCAGAACTGGAGAAAGCCGGATTCTTTCAGCGTTACATAAGAAAGAAGgaacagaaggagggagaaagagggagatacGGAGATGTAGttggagaagaagaagggagggagagctCATGATTGGGTAGTGGGtggttttttttgagagtgacagagagagggagggaaggagcgTGAGGTGCATCTTTCACAACACATCTTCAAATGTAACAGAGAGATGAGGCTTCCAcagcagaaaaagaggagatggagggggggggggggggtgcgcacGTTACTTCTTAAATCAATAGAggttttaaaatgaagaataGCTTTTGGAAGACAGGGGAAAGAtaagaagagagagcgagagaaacagagagagggcaacAGAGGCGGAAAGGGAGGGAacgatagagaaaaagagagagagagagagagcgaacgaGAGTGAGAAATAACCGGGGACGGATTGTAGGCTCCGCCGTCTTTGCTGCTGTAACAGGAGGTGGTTGATTTTCTTTATCGCAGAGTCATAGTCAGAAAATcccaaccaaaacacacacacacacacacacacacacacacatgagcgtgcgcgtgcatgcgcatACACGTGCACTTACAAACATGTGTGTGGGATGTCAGCCAGAACCCAGTGTTCCTGGATATCTTAAAGCCTCACGTCATACGCTCAGCTTATCACAGCCTGAATATACAGAAAGAGTAAATAACTGAGTCaacaagtgagtgagtgagtgaatgaatgagtgagtgagtgaatgagtgagtgaatgagtgagtgagttagtgagtgaattagtgtatgagtgagtgaatgagtgagtaaatgaattagtgagtgagtgagtgagtgagtgcaggagtgaatgagtgagtgagtgagtgaatgagttagtgagtgaattagtgtatgagtgagtgaatgagtgagtaagtgaattagtcagtgagtgagtgagtgagtgcaggagtgagtgagtgtgcaagTGACTGAGcaggtgaatgagtgagtgagcatatGTCAGTTAATTTTAACAAAGTATTAAGTTGAATTTATGCAGATCCTGATACTGAAGTATCCAGgttacatttctgtgtttgtgtgtgtttgagcgtgtgaGTGTAGGGACCAGGAGGGGTGGGTCGTCTACACGGagaatgtgctgtgttgttgttgtcgtgcTGTGAACGAGTGAGCCCCCTCCCTTCATCCTCACTCTGTCACCCTCTGCCTTACACCCGCCCTCCTCTCGGCTCTATACCGGGCAGTAACCATGGTAATCAGGGCCTGTGCCAGAGCACAGCACCAGGGTAGTGTGAGGAAacagcattttctctctctgtttgatagaGTGACTCAGAGGGCCAAATTACTGACTGACGCTTCGCATGGAGCCAAATCACATCCGCCCGTTAACGCCGTCCGTGTGGGAAGAGTGTGAAAATGCACCAcggtgcatacatgtgtgtttctgtttgtgtgtgtgtgtgtgtgtgtgtataatggaaAGAAGGAGGAATGCTAACAAGATGAGGTCCAGACTGAACAGAATGTataggaatattttttttcaggactgtttgtgtcatgttcattttaaaaatgaatgtgataGACGTACAGGTTCTAACAAACTGCCCACACCAATTCCTGTCCGTGGCTTTAATTCgtttgttttactgcagtgcATGTTTGCTAGGAAAAGCCCTGTAGgacatttctttgtgttgtgttcacgCTCCgcagactctctgtctctctctctctctctctctgtctctctctctctctctctctccctctctctctctctatctgtctctctctatctgttgaAATGAAGCAAGTGAAACAAACCTCTATGTCTCAACTGTCAATCACTCAAGGCCACAGCCTGGGTGTCTAGGCCTtgccctctgaccctctgaCCTTCTGACCTCTGTCTACCTTGACCCCAGGATTACTGCTATCCTTCAGCACGCACAACCTCCGTTTGAAATATCATCGGCTCAGAGATGCCAGCTCCAGTTAggcagaggttgtgtgtgtgtgtgtgtgtgcgtgtgtatgtgtgtgtgtgtgctgagggtGTCTAATTCTgaactgtctgcctgtctctgtctctctctcgttttgaGCAGGACGAGGACATTGACTGTCCTTTGTGCCTGAGAGTAAATATTATGTTTCATGTCTATTTCTGGAGCAGAATACCTTAACAGACACCCCTGCCCCATGCAGGTATATTTAGTTCAGTCTTCAGCTGGTGTTTatcttttaccccccccccccccccccccccccccccgccccccactaCTCTTTTTATGTTCTTAGAACACAGGTTTGAAGAGATACATATTTCATTCCcatttatgtatgcatgtaattatttatttatttgtttgtttgtttgtttgttcattcatttatgcctccctttatttatttgtatttacacTTACATTTCTGTGTATACAATCACGCCAAGAAAGACACTTATGTAACTGCACTTCGGTAATGGCAAAGAAAAGTGAGAGCAGAttattacacacaaatatttttaaagctaATGCACAGTCACTCAGAGCTGTAAAGTAAGTGATGATGTCATGCGTATGGAGACTGAACTTGACACACAACCTGTGTGGAAAAGCATGAGCAGAAAACcaaaatagtaataatgataataataatattagtaataataataataataataataataataataactttatttgtatagcacctTTCAGACAAGAGgtgtagctcaaagtgctttacaacaCAGAAATTACATCCACTAAGTGTTTCACAGGACAGTAGACATAGAATGAACAGAAAAGATAGAACATGAGATTgaaaataaaactcaataaaattaaataaaaataaagttaaaaaaaaaaaacagaatacataGAATGCATAAAACCgaataaaatacaacatttcTAAGAAAGTGCAACAGTGCATAAGTGCAAAGCAAAGTGCAAGAACGAATTTTGGGCCTGTATTAGGACAGCTAGTTAAAAGCTAATGTGAAGAGATatgtttttaactttctttaaaaaatatccCTGATATCTATAGGTAGAGTGTTCCATAGCTTTGGTGCATAATTAACAAAGGCTGCATCCCCGATTTTCTTTCGGCTATTGCTGAAAACCTCCaataatacatacataattaTATGTTCTTGTGAAGCACGTACCTGATATGGAGTGCAtacttgaaataaaaaatgaaccCATGAGGATGCTATTTTAGGACAATATTTTGTAAGGTCAGTCAGACCCAGGGTAATCAAACTGGCACAGATACTGACTGTATCTATggatctgtttgtttggttggttgtttagCCTGGATACTAATCCACTAGTCAGTGTTAAGAGTTTGCGAGTTAATTCACAcatgcagagtgtgtgtatgtgtgtgtgtgtgtgtgtggggttgttaGGAACAGAGgtttaggagagagagactgcctcCCCAATGCTCTATCGATCTCATCCGCTTGACTCCTTCCCCACTGCCAATattgtatttcagtttttcagagcTCGTCTTTCAAACGGCGTGTCCGTGTAAGGACTGTTTGCCGAAGACTCCGTGTTTAGCGGGGAAGAAAGAGTTGTTTAAAGTACACAAGTTTTATATCTACAATGACTCACATCAAAATCACCAGTCTGTGTTATTTCCACATCTTAAGTGCTCTCCAAGTGAGATAACTCCTTTTCAGACGTGGCCGTTTCataaaaatattcatgaaatgCTTTCCACCTACACTCTCAAGAGCTGTTTGTACTAAAGAATGACTCTGCTTTTTCTTACAGCACCATAACTTCCCAGGTTTATGTGGTACAAATAAAATGGATATACTGCCAGTGTCACCATTCTGTATCTGTTAGTTATTGACCTGTGTAGAGAGATCCGAGTTATTAATGTTTTGCTGCTGGGAATATTTctcaggctgtgtttgtgtgtgtgtgtgtgggtccctgtgtgtgttgttgttgtacgtgtgtgacagagtgtgacGCACAGTGCCCCAACAACGCAGAGAACTGTTGACCTTTGAGTTCATAGAAGATGAGAGGAAGAGTTGTTAAGGTCTTGCTTTAGGTCCTGCttcaggaagtgtgtgtgactggactCAGCCGtggtcacaaacacacgcgcgctcatgtacgcatgcacacatgcacacgcacacgcacacacgcacacacacacactctcacactcatgtTTTCAGTAATGTTTTTCTGAGCTTTGCTATTTGACTACTGTCTCTGATTCAGAATCTTCAGAATCCATGTACTGTAGATCATCGTGTTGTTGTTGGAACcagagtttttcattttctctctctctctctctctctctctctctctctctctctctctctctctctcttccagagatggcacctctctctctctgtctctttttctgcgTGCTGAGCTTGGCTTCCTCTGAGGATCAGTCTGATGCTGCAGTGCCGTGGGGTTGTGGCTTTGGTTTGTCGCGGCCGTACACCCTGCTGTGTGACTTGGAGGTGGTGTGGGGGGTAGTGGTGGAGGCGCTGGCGGCGGGCGGTGCTCTGGCAGCGGTGCTCTTGGCCTTGGTGCTGCTATGTCGTCTTCGCTCCATCACCGAAGCGGAGAAACGCAGCGGCGTGGGCCCAACCCTCCTCGTCCTCATCGCCATCGTGGGTCTGTTCGCCCTCAGTTTCGCCTACCTCATCGAGCAAGACCAGACCCTGTGCGTGGTTCGCCGCGCCCTCTGGGGGGCGCTGTTCGCCCTGTGCTTCTCCTGCATGCTGGCGCAGGGCGTGCGTCTGCGCAGGCTGGCGCAGGAACGTCGCAGTCCCGGGGGCTGCGCTCTCACGGGGCTGGCTCTGGGCTTGAGCGCGGTGCAGGGTATTATCGCGGCAGAGTGGCTGCTGCTCACCGTGCTCCGGGAGGGGCACGAAGCGTGTGAGTTCACCCCGCTGGACTTCTGCCTGGCCTGCAGCtacgtcctcctcctcctcctggccGCCACGGTGGCCGCCAGCTGCGGCCTGTGCGGGAAAACCCGTCAGTGGAGGTGTAACGTGGTTTGGCTCTTGCTctcctgcctcctctctctccttctctgggTGGCCTGGGTGGGATTCTACGTCTACGGAAACGAGGCGTTGAAGAAAGCGCCGCATTGGGACGACCCGGTGTTGGCGGTCGCCTTGGTGACGCAGGGTTGGCTTCTGCTCCTTTGCCACGCCGCGCCCGAAGCTCACGCGTGCCTGCGTTCCCCGCCGCAGCCTTCGGCGCCCGACTACTTCGACACGTCTCAAAATTCCTCACGCATGAGGGAGACGAGCTTCGACGAGGACATCCCACTGTCCCACAGACAGTTTGTGGAGAATCAGAGCTACGCCTTTGACGAAAACGCAGCAGGTAACTTACCCAAAGAACACAAACGTCAGGGTTAAACGGGCAAGATGACGTCAGAGGGAATTACATAGATGACAAAACACGTAAAACAAAATCGTATGTGCACGTATGCAGGATTGCTTGCGATAGAAttttactaaaaaaaacccctccagaTTGCTTAGAGATAAAAGGTATGGAAATGAAGATTTGGAAATGGAATTGACATTTCCCAGTGTGACGTGAATTAGAGGTATATAGAAATGGACAATATCGCTTGAAACAGaattacagagaaatgaaaagtatGTAACCTGCAGTAGAGTCGTGTAGTAATACACAGTATCGTTTGCTATAGGACTTCAAAGAAATCTCTCTCACTATACGGTCACATCCACAGATTGCTTAAATCCAGGGCTGTGTAATGaattttttcattgtgtttggtgtgcgtgcgtgtgtgtgtgtgtgtgtttgatgtgtgtgtgtgtgtgtgtgtgtgtgtgtttgatgtgtgtgtgtgtgtgcg is part of the Chanos chanos chromosome 13, fChaCha1.1, whole genome shotgun sequence genome and encodes:
- the gprc5ba gene encoding G protein-coupled receptor, class C, group 5, member Ba isoform X2 produces the protein MAPLSLCLFFCVLSLASSEDQSDAAVPWGCGFGLSRPYTLLCDLEVVWGVVVEALAAGGALAAVLLALVLLCRLRSITEAEKRSGVGPTLLVLIAIVGLFALSFAYLIEQDQTLCVVRRALWGALFALCFSCMLAQGVRLRRLAQERRSPGGCALTGLALGLSAVQGIIAAEWLLLTVLREGHEACEFTPLDFCLACSYVLLLLLAATVAASCGLCGKTRQWRCNVVWLLLSCLLSLLLWVAWVGFYVYGNEALKKAPHWDDPVLAVALVTQGWLLLLCHAAPEAHACLRSPPQPSAPDYFDTSQNSSRMRETSFDEDIPLSHRQFVENQSYAFDENAAGLRSGGHHNGSTGARPSAPFRSNVYQPTEMTMILNGGAVPSAPPTYTGRQLW
- the gprc5ba gene encoding G protein-coupled receptor, class C, group 5, member Ba isoform X1 encodes the protein MAPLSLCLFFCVLSLASSEDQSDAAVPWGCGFGLSRPYTLLCDLEVVWGVVVEALAAGGALAAVLLALVLLCRLRSITEAEKRSGVGPTLLVLIAIVGLFALSFAYLIEQDQTLCVVRRALWGALFALCFSCMLAQGVRLRRLAQERRSPGGCALTGLALGLSAVQGIIAAEWLLLTVLREGHEACEFTPLDFCLACSYVLLLLLAATVAASCGLCGKTRQWRCNVVWLLLSCLLSLLLWVAWVGFYVYGNEALKKAPHWDDPVLAVALVTQGWLLLLCHAAPEAHACLRSPPQPSAPDYFDTSQNSSRMRETSFDEDIPLSHRQFVENQSYAFDENAAGLRSGGHHNGSTGARPSAPFRSNVYQPTEMTMILNGGAVSAVPSAPPTYTGRQLW